From a region of the Pseudocalidococcus azoricus BACA0444 genome:
- a CDS encoding GuaB3 family IMP dehydrogenase-related protein encodes MNIELGRGRVARRAYGIDEIALVPGRRTLDPQLADTSWQLGPLTRAIPIIASAMDGVVDVAMAVKLSQMGALGVLNLEGIQTRYPDPNPILDQIAAVDASEFVPLMQSLYAQPIQPELITQRIQEIKAQGGIAAVSATPAGASKFGQVVAAAGADLFFIQATVVSTAHLSPESVTPLDLAQFCQEMPIPVILGNCVTYDVALSLMKAGAAAVLVGIGPGAACTSRGVLGVGIPQATAVADCAAARQDFYEETGQYIPVIADGGLVTGGDVCKCIACGADAVMMGSPFARAAEAPGRGYHWGMATPSPVLPRGTRIRVGITGTLEQILRGPAQLDDGTHNFLGALQTSMGTLGAKNIIEMQQVEIVIAPSLLTEGKVYQKAQKLGMGR; translated from the coding sequence GTGAATATTGAACTTGGGCGAGGCCGTGTAGCCCGCAGAGCCTATGGTATTGATGAAATTGCCCTAGTCCCCGGTCGCCGGACATTAGATCCACAATTAGCTGATACTTCTTGGCAACTGGGTCCGTTGACTCGGGCTATCCCGATTATTGCTAGTGCAATGGATGGGGTTGTGGATGTCGCTATGGCCGTCAAGTTAAGTCAGATGGGGGCCTTAGGAGTCTTAAACCTAGAGGGGATCCAAACCCGTTACCCCGACCCCAACCCCATCTTGGATCAAATTGCCGCGGTAGATGCCTCGGAATTTGTGCCTTTGATGCAGTCCCTCTATGCCCAGCCCATTCAACCAGAACTGATCACCCAACGGATTCAAGAAATTAAGGCCCAAGGGGGAATTGCCGCAGTCAGTGCCACCCCGGCGGGAGCCAGTAAGTTTGGGCAGGTGGTTGCGGCGGCTGGTGCAGACCTATTTTTCATCCAGGCCACGGTAGTTTCTACAGCCCATCTGTCTCCCGAAAGCGTCACCCCATTAGATTTAGCTCAATTCTGCCAAGAAATGCCAATTCCGGTCATTCTCGGTAATTGTGTCACCTATGATGTGGCATTGAGTTTGATGAAGGCCGGCGCGGCGGCGGTTTTAGTGGGGATTGGTCCCGGCGCGGCTTGTACCTCCCGCGGGGTCTTAGGAGTCGGAATTCCCCAGGCCACCGCCGTTGCGGATTGTGCTGCGGCCCGCCAAGACTTTTACGAGGAAACCGGCCAGTACATCCCTGTGATTGCGGATGGCGGCCTCGTGACGGGTGGTGATGTTTGTAAATGTATTGCCTGTGGGGCTGATGCGGTGATGATGGGATCTCCCTTTGCACGGGCGGCTGAAGCACCGGGTCGGGGCTACCATTGGGGGATGGCCACACCCAGTCCAGTTCTACCTAGGGGGACAAGGATTCGGGTCGGGATAACCGGCACGCTGGAGCAAATTCTCCGGGGGCCGGCTCAACTGGATGATGGAACCCATAACTTCTTGGGGGCCTTACAAACCAGCATGGGAACCCTAGGGGCAAAAAATATTATCGAAATGCAGCAGGTTGAGATCGTGATTGCCCCCTCTCTCCTAACTGAGGGTAAGGTTTATCAAAAAGCTCAAAAACTGGGGATGGGCCGCTAA
- a CDS encoding 2-isopropylmalate synthase has protein sequence MSIKYPPQAIDRILIFDTTLRDGEQSPGASLNVDEKLVIAKQLAKLGVDIIEAGFPFASPGDFEAVQRIAEQVGTETGPVICGLARATQADIQAAAQALAPAHYKRIHTFIATSDIHLEFKLKKSRAEVLKIAPEMVAYAKTFVEDVEFSPEDAGRSDPEFLYQVLEAAIAAGATTINIPDTVGYTTPAEFGALIKGIKDNVPNIDQAIISVHGHNDLGLAVANFLEAAKNGARQLECTINGIGERAGNAALEELVMALHVRRQYFNPFFGRPVDSEASLTNIDTRQLYKTSRLVSNLTGMLIQPNKAIVGANAFAHESGIHQDGVLKHKLTYEIMDAQLIGLAENQIVLGKLSGRNAFASRLRELGFELSETDLNKAFLRFKDVADKKREITDWDLEAIVKDETQASDPGGYVLEFVQVTCGDHAKPTATVIVRTPEGEELTDAAIGTGPVDAVYRAINRVIGLPNRLIEYSVQSVTAGIDAMGEVTIRLQHEDRIYSGHAANTDVIVASAQAYMNALNRLARGLKQQPLHPQTVASAGV, from the coding sequence ATGAGCATCAAATATCCGCCCCAGGCCATTGACCGCATTCTCATTTTCGACACCACACTGCGGGATGGGGAACAATCTCCGGGCGCGTCGCTGAATGTGGATGAAAAGCTGGTCATCGCCAAACAACTGGCCAAACTGGGGGTGGATATTATTGAAGCCGGATTTCCCTTTGCCAGCCCGGGGGATTTTGAGGCCGTCCAACGGATTGCCGAGCAGGTGGGAACGGAAACTGGCCCGGTGATTTGTGGTTTAGCCCGCGCCACCCAGGCCGATATTCAAGCCGCTGCCCAGGCCCTGGCCCCAGCCCACTACAAACGCATCCACACCTTTATTGCCACCTCGGATATTCATTTAGAGTTCAAACTGAAAAAAAGCCGGGCTGAAGTCCTCAAAATTGCCCCAGAAATGGTGGCCTATGCCAAAACCTTTGTGGAAGATGTGGAATTTTCCCCAGAGGATGCCGGCCGTTCGGATCCGGAATTTCTCTATCAAGTCCTCGAAGCTGCCATTGCTGCCGGGGCCACCACGATCAATATTCCCGATACAGTGGGCTACACCACTCCGGCTGAGTTTGGGGCCTTGATTAAGGGCATTAAAGACAACGTCCCCAACATTGACCAGGCGATTATTTCTGTCCATGGGCATAATGATCTCGGTTTGGCGGTGGCTAACTTCCTCGAGGCGGCGAAAAACGGAGCCCGGCAACTGGAATGCACGATCAATGGCATTGGCGAACGGGCTGGGAATGCTGCCTTAGAAGAATTGGTCATGGCCCTCCATGTGCGGCGGCAGTATTTCAATCCCTTCTTCGGTCGCCCCGTGGACTCTGAGGCATCCTTGACCAATATTGATACCCGTCAACTCTACAAAACCTCGCGCCTAGTTTCTAACTTGACCGGGATGTTGATTCAACCCAATAAAGCCATCGTGGGAGCCAACGCCTTTGCCCATGAGTCGGGAATTCACCAAGACGGGGTGCTGAAACACAAACTCACCTATGAAATCATGGATGCCCAACTGATTGGCCTGGCCGAAAACCAAATCGTCTTGGGGAAACTCTCCGGCCGGAATGCCTTTGCCAGTCGCTTGCGGGAATTAGGCTTTGAACTGTCAGAAACAGACTTAAATAAAGCTTTCTTACGCTTCAAGGATGTGGCCGATAAAAAACGGGAAATTACGGATTGGGACTTGGAAGCCATTGTCAAGGATGAAACCCAGGCCAGTGATCCGGGCGGTTATGTCTTGGAATTTGTCCAAGTTACCTGTGGCGATCATGCCAAACCCACGGCAACCGTGATTGTCCGCACGCCTGAGGGGGAAGAACTCACTGATGCTGCCATTGGTACCGGGCCAGTGGATGCGGTCTATCGGGCGATTAATCGGGTGATTGGCCTGCCAAATCGCTTAATTGAATATTCTGTGCAATCAGTAACGGCTGGGATTGATGCCATGGGAGAAGTGACGATTCGTCTGCAACATGAGGATCGAATTTACTCCGGTCATGCTGCCAATACCGATGTGATCGTCGCTTCCGCCCAGGCCTACATGAATGCCCTCAATCGTTTAGCGCGGGGTTTGAAGCAACAGCCCTTGCATCCCCAAACAGTAGCCTCGGCAGGGGTCTAA
- a CDS encoding 2TM domain-containing protein — protein sequence MPPRWPRKPDPQDPAYRRLEDRINFAVHVALFAASNSGIWFFDIFLDKNWPWPAWVTGIWLLGLLTHGLYIFKLAHYSRAPLENKP from the coding sequence ATGCCGCCCCGTTGGCCCCGCAAACCCGATCCCCAGGATCCAGCCTATCGCCGCCTCGAAGACCGGATTAACTTTGCGGTTCATGTTGCCTTGTTTGCCGCCAGCAATTCTGGAATTTGGTTTTTCGACATATTCCTAGATAAAAATTGGCCCTGGCCGGCCTGGGTGACGGGAATTTGGCTCCTCGGTTTACTCACCCATGGCCTGTATATCTTTAAACTTGCTCACTACAGTCGCGCCCCGCTGGAAAACAAGCCCTAG